One part of the Dermacentor andersoni chromosome 2, qqDerAnde1_hic_scaffold, whole genome shotgun sequence genome encodes these proteins:
- the LOC126540158 gene encoding coenzyme Q-binding protein COQ10 homolog B, mitochondrial, whose product MAALGVLRCTKRCAKLNGYCGGPAMVSARNTVPCEPSHIPGGVGSVAWVRTFFRLVKPSGGGNTLHYSERKLLGYSAEQMFEVVSRVEFYRDFVPWCTQSRVTARSPHALTAYMQVGFAPIVESYTSHVTLVRPTLVKSVCSDGRLFNHLETIWRFEPGLEDNPKTCTLDFKVSFEFRSRLHSHLAHMFLDEVVRQMTRAFLNRAATLYGKQSIPTRSSKVLPSGAP is encoded by the exons ATGGCTGCCCTGGGGGTCTTGCGATGCACGAAAAGATGTGCCAAACTCAATGGATATTG TGGCGGCCCGGCGATGGTGTCGGCGCGCAACACGGTGCCCTGCGAGCCGTCGCACATTCCCGGCGGCGTCGGCAGTGTGGCCTGGGTACGGACATTCTTTCGTCTCGTGAAACCTTCGGGCGGCGGCAACACGCTGCACTACTCCGAGAGAAAGCTGCTCGG GTACTCGGCAGAGCAGATGTTTGAGGTGGTGTCAAGGGTGGAGTTCTACCGGGACTTTGTGCCCTGGTGCACACAGTCGCGCGTCACGGCTCGTTCTCCCCACGCCCTGACAGCCTACATGCAGGTGGGCTTCGCACCTATTGTTGAGAGCTATACCTCTCATGTCACACTGGTGCGGCCCACCCTCGTCAAG TCAGTATGCTCAGATGGTCGCCTCTTCAACCATCTGGAGACCATCTGGAGGTTCGAACCAGGCCTCGAGGACAACCCGAAAACCTGCACACTAGATTTCAAG GTGTCCTTCGAGTTCCGCTCACGGCTGCACTCACACCTGGCACACATGTTCCTAGACGAAGTGGTGCGGCAGATGACTCGCGCCTTCCTCAACCGAGCAGCCACCCTCTATGGCAAACAGTCGATCCCGACGCGGAGCAGCAAGGTGCTGCCCTCTGGTGCTCCCTGA